From one Rosa rugosa chromosome 4, drRosRugo1.1, whole genome shotgun sequence genomic stretch:
- the LOC133742987 gene encoding uncharacterized protein LOC133742987 produces MIVLGSNNNMSRTRQNNQGYENRGSNFRNRESFKSTYCGEDYHREATCYKKNGYLPGHPRYRPCNQHQGSNNKFSVTPGNTPSDNHVDSSPTFKELQSTMPNLTEVQYIQILVALNPKLVTPQANATSPSASDFASGFGYEDDDWCG; encoded by the exons ATGATTGTGCTTGGTAGCAATAACAATATGTCTAGGACACGACAAAACAATCAAGGTTATGAAAATCGAGGCAGCAATTTTCGCAATCGGGAATCATTCAAATCCACTTATTGTGGTGAGGATTATCACAGGGAGGCAACATGTTATAAAAAGAATGGTTATCTACCTGGTCATCCTCGATATAGACCTTGCAACCAGCACCAAGGCAGCAACAACAAATTTTCTGTAACACCTGGCAACACTCCTTCTGACAATCATGTTGATTCTAGTCCCACTTTCAAGGAACTTCAGTCCACCATGCCAAATCTTACCGAAGTTCAGTATATTCAGATTCTTGTTGCCCTAAATCCTAAACTAGTGACACCTCAGGCCAACGCAACCTCTCCTTCAGCTTCTGATTTTGCATCAG GATTTGGCTACGAGGACGATGATTGGTGTGGGTAA